The genome window TTGCTAGGCATTGGGAAGGAGGCAGTGAATATAAtaccaaaggaaagagaaatatggTAGAATGGGAAAATAATGAGCAATTAACAACACAATAGAATCAATAAGccaatgtttatctttttttctgtcttgaatAGGATAATAACTTTGACACAATATTATAACTTCCTCATTCTTACCTTCCTTTGGATTGTAGTCTCCTTAAGGGCAGATGCATAAAATTTATTCATACACCATGTGTCTTTCACAATGACTacaaatgtttgataaataaaagtttattgcaTTCCCAGAGTAATCCTGCATTACAAGTTTTTATGGGAACTTAAATTATAGAACAACAGAAGAGTAATtatagaacaacaaaaaagtcacTGATAGAGAAAGCTCTCCTAGATACTCCTAGTAAATCTCTGCTCAACAAAATGCCATCCAGAAGTGAGGGGATGATTATTCCAGTTATGTTGGGAAAGTTGAGATTTGGTGTTTTGAAAGTTCAAGTGTGAATAACATTGTTAAGCAAATCCCCGGGGCTGCCGAGTAGCTCTGAGCAGCAACTGTACAACTAGGAACCCCACGGGGACAGGGGCTGACTCAGCTTAGCTCTCCACTGCAGACAGTTCTTGATTGTTTCTCAGCTAAGGCAGATAACCCTAGAGATTGCTCCATTCTGTGAATTATAATGAAACTCATTGGAAACTTTTTAATAGCTGCACACAGCATGGGGGAGAACATGACAATCAGTTCTATTCTCCAAGAGCTGATCCCTGAAGGCCTAGAGATGATATCATTGTCACCCTAGTCTAAGGATCTTTGTAATGAGCTCTCCAGGGTCTTGTTCTTCCTTCTAACTTTTATAAAAACTATAGAAGTTGAAAATTGCTCTCCCACCCGCTCTAGTTTTAAATGTTGTTCATGGACCTCATCATCCAGAATCCCTTAAGATTCTCCAGTCGTCCAGAGGGAATCACATGAGTAAATGTAGCCATATTTCAATTTTACCAGAAAGCAGAAATGGACTAAGAAAAACCGCTTTTTTCAACAGATTCAAACATTCTCCATTCTTCAGTTCTCCCAGTCTACAATTCAATCTTTCTTTCTCATCCCCTTTAGAACATAACTATCACAGTAAAAAAGTCACTTGCTCAGTGAAATAGTAGgcaattatagtttatttttgcttagaagacagggaaaagagaaaaaaaccagaaGACTAAAAACCCTGCATTTTCTTCTTAGTTATTTAGATTCATCAGTTTTATGTTCCTATAAAGACctgtaaaatatttatggaaacaatgtattattattatgtctgatttcttccatatttattCACGTTATTACcctgaaaaaatagaaatttgtgtttttaaaaaactactagTTTGTACAAAAACACTTACGGTAATGCTATGTTTCCAGGTTCCATCTGAGCCCGCAGAAGCAAAGTGAAATTTAATTTAGAGGGATTAGGCAAATATCCAGTAGAAACTGCTAGATTTTATCTGAATTATGATTTGGTCTCAGTGCTACAAATCATTTTTGTtgctttgattttgaaaaatatttgttttctctacCTAAATGTCAACTTGTGAAAGAGGCAAAATAATTTATCTCCTACCAAATTCCAGGGTGCTGTAAGGAATGATGGAGAGCTAAATGTAATTATACAGCTACATTACTGCGAGTCATAAATCTCAGCAGCTGGAGTGCCCTGGGTCTGTGTGATTCTGTGTCACAAAGATGGAATCACGaggtctgtaaaatgggcatgcaGCCAATCACAATAATGTTCATGCTTTAGGAGTGAAAGGCAAAGATACGTATTCTTTGTGAGGTTAAGATTGTTCTGGAGTCAAACCTAAATATTAAActcaaattgaattatttttattcacttccaaaattttatttaactcttttaaatgtttaaaagaacaTAACCATGATTATATGTTACATTTTCATGCAGTTATATAGTtacatgttaacatttttttattttaaaaaatgaagattgaaAATCCATCTCCTCAAACACCAATTATCTTTGCATATTTATGGAAGCATAGAAGTGAGAATGCACtatttctgaaattctgaaaaaaaaatttaagtgtaatatatttcctatatttaacataattatattttaataattttattaattttaacatgtcttaaaatagattttatatttaatataattctatatagtcaatatacttaataaatatatttaaaatatttaacatatacttggaatacactttatatattttatttttgtttccatatcAACTTCATATCAATTCTATATTGATAGTAATAtcaacacacacaccacattttgtgtgtaatttttatgttatttattttacaacagtgcaaacatttatttaattcagtCAATGGAgattttgtctgtttccttttttagCCACAAGgtaactgatatatatatagatagatgtagCTATATATCTTTACACATCTATGGAAGCAATCCTAATAATAAATTAGGATTGGAATTGGAATTAGTGAGTCAAAGACTTTTGTTGCATTTGCCAAATTTAAATTTCGTAAAACTGTCCTCCAAAAATTTAAGcctgatttacattcccacatAGAGCATATGAGTGCCATCTTCTCACATCCTCACTGATAGAATACTACCAAACTgaaaatatctcattattttcatttgtatttatttagttataaataAGGTTgaaaaagttttatgtattttgggatTGTGTGAATTAcaattttactacattttatctCAGCCTTTTCCCATTGTCTTATGCAGTCAAATATCATCTCATCTGAAAAAGTTATTTGTTGGAAAAGCCCTTTGatactaaaaatatttgctttgttcCAAATATGTGTTGTGGCTATTTTGCTCTGTTTTCAAAAACGATTAGCAGGCCTAGTCTAGGACTTATCATTGCGGCTGGTCCATCAGCTCTAACACTtggttcttacattttttttacatcattattatttttataactataaaataccattttaaaccCAGATAACTTATATCTCTGTTTTGCTTTGGAAGTGAGTTTTTAAGGGTTAGTCATGAGTTTCAAATAACAGCAGTTTGGGGAAAATGTATAAGCTGGAATACGTCACATCAGGGAATATGATTCATGGTTACTCTTAGGCTATCATCACTCTTAGAAGACTCTCTCTAGTCCTTGATTTCACTGGTTCCAAGAGGTGATGTTATCATTTTGGAGTTTCTTGGGGGCAATTTTACTTTCTCCCAAGGGTAATCTGTgtggtttccattttttgtttgaatataatttaaagaGTATCAATTGatcaaattccaaatatttattttatgtttactatATTCCAAGAACTTTAACCAatctaagtgaaaataaaaattacaaatcaagTGACAGAGGGAAACTTGACATACTCTTTTGTGTTAtccttttgaaaattatattaagatggaaagaaattagactttaaattttttttcctcagaaaacaGACTAAATCTCACTTTAAGGATAAAGAGGTGTTCAAAAGCTGCTCATAATTGCTCTATATTGCCAAACCTGAAGTTTTTTTGCCCCACTAAACATCAGAAATAgttaactacaaaaataaaagatcaaatttTGAGGATATGACTCCAAatagaaaccaagaaaataatCTAAGAGTTTTGATTTCTAATCATCTGGTGTTATTCCAAGATTTCTCCTAAGAATATATTCTAGTGTCTTCTGCAGCCCTGCTAATTACCCAAAGGAGTACGCAGTCCCTGTGATCTCAACAAGGAAACATGCTATGCCAACCTCTAGGCACTGTATTTGATGCTAAGAAATTagtcctccattttttttctatctggatCTATAAGAGCATTCAAATCTGTGTTGGTTATCTTCTGGGGTCAGCAGGAAGTCTTTGCCTTGGGTTTTGGTTAAAGGCTCCTGAAAGTCTTCTGAAGGCTGGGTATTTTCCCCAAATGGTGGGCAGAGAGGAAAGGATGCTAATGCTAGTTTCCTATTGCAATTGCCTCTTTTCTCTATAATTTAACTACCCTATGGAAATTACTCCATTTTACTTTTCCTCTGAGGCAAGGATATACCATTATTCTATCACTTTAGTCAAatcattgggaaaaaaatcacacagcttTTACATCTCTTCAGGAAGAAACTAGAATGTAACACATGCAAATCAGTTCAGGGCTTGCATGTCATCCCTTCTCTGGACAACTTGAGATCTTTGTAACTACTTCTCTATGATTTCTGGTGCATTCGTCTCACATCACCCCATTGTTATTTTCCACTTATATTAACTGCACAATCTTCCACAAAATCCCAAGTAACAAATCCCAAGCTGAGGAAAAAACATTACTACGTATTCTCCCTAAATCCCTTGGGAAAGTTACAGCCAGGTAAGCCTAAATGAttagagaaaactaagaaaacttTCTTTTACTCTGGTATAATGTATTTGGCtgtggaaaataaatttactgTAAGAACTTTAAAGTTGAGAAGTTTTCACCCAAGgtaagtattttatttgaaaattaaaacatttgtgaCAACAACACACAATTTGTgttctactctttatttttttccagcttactAGTTGAATATATTATTACTAATTGAAGCAGCCCTAGATTCTCTAGATCACACAACAGAGTAGATATTTTATCATGtccatttaataattttagtcttcttatttttgcttctattatCAAGGAGTCAATGTGGTCtgaattccatttatttccttccttctgctattCTGCTATTTTCATACTTGTCTCCCTTTCATTGTTGGGTCATAATTATCCTAGGATCTTCTATTCCAActatgagtctgttttttatGAACCTTATCTCCTTATTCTTGTTAGCCATATTAGGGTCAATCTTTTTcaatttactatttaatttttttctgcgtGCTAcagtctccttccttctttctccattccttcctATTGCTACCCATCTCTCTTCTGCAAGCTAATCATGTTGTTTTAATGTTTCTAAAAGACTACCAGAAGACAAATATACCCAaagttgccattttattactgGACACAATATCTTCCCTGATCCTGGAATTCTACACTTCAGAAggtctttttctttcaaagaaatgaatgaaagagatcCGAGTTGACAGCATTTCATAGGAATAAGTGAATATTTAGTAGATCCAATTATAACCTAAGTAAAAAGATAACATTGACACTATGAAGTAACTGCAGACTTttggcatcttttttctttttaagattttatttatttattttttttaagattttatttatttattcattacagacacacacagagagaggcagagacataggcagagggagaagcaggctccatgcagggagccagatgtggcaCTCCATCCGGGACTCCAGGCCGCACCCTCAACCGAAGGCAGAGAGCcacgcctgagccacccaggcatcccaacttttgGCATCTTAGTAAGAATGTAACATCCagagcatgtgggtggctcagttggttgaatgtctgacttcaggtcgggtcatgatctcagggtccttggatggagcccacatccagctatgtgctcagtggggagtctgcttctccctcttcctctgtacctccccctgcttgtgctctctctctctaataaacatataaaatctttgaaaaaaaatatccaacTCATGATAGGCACTGGTTTCcctgtattttgtgtttttcaaatctCATCTTGGATACTGAACTTAGCCCTGGTTGTCGCAGTTCCAGAAGGTCATTTGTCAACATTGAGGGTATGTGGAAGATAATTACAAGCTGAAAACAGACTTGATAACCTGTTATAGGGAGAATCGTTGTGGGAAATTCAACTTCTTGGCCTAAAGAAAATTTAGTTTAGTtgagttgaaaatatttaaatggctgTTGCATAAAGAGAGATTAGAAATGATGTATAGTCAATAAAGTTGAAATACttatgaatgaaggaaaaaattccTACTTAATAAAAAGGATGATGATTATAAGTTGGAATTTCCCAAcagtaaaataatttgtgttttgtgtttgaaCAAATGATGAATGGTTTATGTAGCTGGGCAGAAGCTATCCTAGTATAGAATGGGTTGCTAGACTTGATGGCTTATCTGTTCCTTAATATTCCTAACATTCATTGGCTTTCATAAAATATAGATcaagtattcattttattcttaccaGGTATACAGACGATGTGAAAGGAAGACCATGGAAAAATCCAATGGCAGCTCAGagtatggttttattttagtgGGCTTCTCTGATCGTCCCAAGCTGGAGCTAGTGCTCTTCATAGTAAATTTTACTCTGTATACAGTAGCTGTGTTGGGAAATTCAACCATAATCCTTGTGTGTATATTAGACTCTCGACTTCATACCCCAATGTACTTCTTTCTGGCCAATCTTTCCTTTCTAGATCTCTGCTTCAGTACTAGTTGTATCCCACAGATGCTGGTGAACCTCTGGGGCCCTGACAAGACCATCAGCTATGCTGGCTGTGTGGTCcagcttttctccttcctttctgtggGGAGCATTGAGTGCATCCTCCTGGctgtgatggcctatgaccgctatgctGCAGTCTGCAAACCCCTCCACTATCTGGTCATTATGCACCCCCAGCTGTGTTTACGACTGGTGGCTGTGGCCTGGGGGAGCGGACTGGTCAATGCCATCGTCATGTCCCCACTCACAATGACTCTTCCCAGATGTGGCCGGCTCCGGATCAAtcacttcctctgtgaaatgcCAGCACTGATTAAGATGGCTTGTGTGGACGCCCGTGCAGTAGAAATGCTGGCCTTTACCTTTGCCATTCTCATCGTCCTCCTGCCCCTCGTTCTTATTCTCCTGTCCTATGGCTATATCACTGCAGCAGTGCTGAAGATCAAGTCTGCTGCTGGCCGCTGGAAGGCATTCAATACCTGCAGCTCCCACCTCACCGTGGTCTCCTTATTCTATGGGAGCATCATTTATATGTACATGCAGCCAGGAAACAGCTCCTCTCAGGACCAAGGCAAGTTTCTCACCCTCTTCTACAACCTAGTGACTCCTATGTTAAATCCACTCATATACACCTTAAGGAATAAAGAGGTAAAAGGGGCACTGAAAAAGGTTTTGGGGAGGCAACAATGAGCAGAAGCAACAATGTGCTACTAGTTATGCAGtcctaggtgattttttttttcaaacactgcTATTTacttagtgctttttttttttttttttttttttttttttagtgcttatAATAAAATTAACCCATGTGTCAAAtgcttgggtttttaaaaatatggataaatgCCCTGAAGTGTATCCAGAGTCAACAGGAACCAACCATAGCCACGCAAAATATGGACCTATCTTAGCaaataatatttagtaaaaaagaattaagtcTTAGAAGAACAGTGAAAAGATTTTCATgtagatataaaataaacatgtgttaaatattttattcggCTCAATTAATAAAGGAATCAGGCAAACTTAATaaccagctttaaaaaaaagtcaagggatatctggctggctcagtcagtggagcctataattcttgatctcaaggttgggaGTTGGAATCCCAAGTTGAGtgtggagattattttttttaaaccttataaaaattaaaagtcaaaaagaataaatttgtaaGAAGTGAAGGAATGTTGAAATGAATGTgcaaaaggagacaaaaaaattGCTTCTTTTGCTATGGGGAGAGAAACCAGTTCCATTTCAACTTAACAGAACTGAGTTCACATGTCATTGACAAGAGttattttctattgctttcaGCTTATCATCTATAATttacaattaataataatatatatcatttacaCAGAATAAGAATCAGATAACTCAAAGGTACCTCTAGAGTCTAGACAATGCATAATTTTCTACTGAAGCATATATTTTCCCCTACAAAGTAAACCATATATCTTATTTATGTTATAAAACTAAGTCTATAGTCTCAAAACTcttaataaaaggatataaatattttcatattgatttttttatgtgaCAAAACTATGGTATAGATCCCATGTAAATTAATCCAGGTCACACGGAAGATAAGTGGGGTTCAGAAGTGGTGTGTACAAGTCTGCACCTTAGCTGTTATCCACTGAATAACGCAGCTTTTGCTACTGAATGTATAATGCATGTACAGGTCACCTAATTAATAATCAACCCCAGCCCTGTTTTCTTTATCTACTTGTATAGTCCTCCCAGCATGCTGGAGATGCTGTAGACCCTATAAGAGAATTCTACCTTTcagaaactcatttttctttgaCCGTTAATACCATGACATCACCCCTTTCCACAGTGCCCATGCAAATCCTCTGTCCAAATATGTCCCATGCTCCAGTGGTTAGCTTAAATTcacataatatttgtaaaattatctGAGTctccttgatttaaaaatgttctgtCCCTCCTCTTTaccagttgcatttttatacactgaaATGACAGTTTTTCTAGTTaatattactatatttatatgtctattaGTATGTAAGTTCCTTGATCACAAGGCTActatatttttaatccttttttagcACCATTTCATGTATTAAGTTGTTATTAAAATGCCTTGTAGATAGTAAGCAAGCAGTAATAGTTTCGGATGCTTATTAATTTTAACTGATTAATTACATTCAGAAATCAATCCTTCACTTTGATGCACTAGTTCTGTCTGTTCTTCAACATTACAAGTGGATCTATCACAACATACTGCCTGAATTTACATTTGTTgtcaaatgttttataattttttttaaagattttattcattcatttatgagagacacagagagagagagagtgagagagagaggcagagacacagggagagggagaagcaggcaccatgcagggagcccgacgtgggactcgatcccagatctccaggatcacgccctgggctggaggctgcgctaaaccgctgagccacccaggctgcccctataatttttttcttaattcaatgTAAGCTCTATGGTAAGAGATGAGAAAAAGCCATTGAGAAATCTCTATATGTATCAAAAATCATCCCCAacttttagagaagaaaatattttcttttcctacataGGAATCATAAACTTGAGGGGAATTACCATGCATTCTGCCATGGTCTAGAGTTTGGACAGTAACAACAGTTCAGAATTTTAAACCTCTTTAGATTGACTTAACAAAGGTATCTTTCCCCTCCTCATTGAATTGATTTTCTTCTGTACAATGCCTTCAAAGGCCCCATTTCATTATTGCTTATTTGTTATTCATTTCCAATTGTTAATAGACTATCAAAACcagtgaaaatacatttttaagagaaagagagtgtgtgcgcgtggcgcacacacacacacacacacacacacacacacacaagtggggaagtggcagagggagaaagagaatcttaaacaggctccacacccagcacagagctcagtctcaggactctgagatcatgaccggagccagaatcaagagttggcacttaaccaactggttGGTGCTCCACCAgtgacagtatttttttaaagcttctgtaAATATGAGtgtaataaaatgtttacaaatcatAGATATGCTGGAAAGTTATAAGATGACCTTTGTGAATGTGAGTGGGAAGGATTATATTTATAGAATAGGAATTTTACATTGAAAGTGGAAATTACTTTTAACAATATGCAGGTAAGAAATACCTTAAATGAATATTACTTTTGCCTTTGGTGCAGAGTTGCATACATCATTTCTCAACACTGGAGATTTAAGTTAGGTAATGCTTAGAATTCTACTCTTGTGGTGCTATAGCATCCCATAATATGTGTTACAGATCTGGTGATTAAAAAATAGCCTCCACTtctatacttctttttcttttgtatttaagaaaatatcaatGGTGACTTAATATCTTAAAAGGCACATTTATTTTGCATAATCTGTATTGTACACAATATTTGtcttgacataattttttttaatttttatttatttatttgagacagagcatgagcacagggaggggaaaggagagggaaaggagggtgggcagagggagagggagaagcagactccctgctgagcagggagctgaagcagacctccatcccaggaccctgagatcatggcctgagctgaaggcagacacttaaccgactgagctacacAGGAGTCCCTGTCTTGACATAATTTATTGGGAGTATTCTTAAgacagaatcaaaaagaaaaaggcttaTTTTGTTTCGAGAGGTCCAACATCCAGCTGAAGTAATTTAAAGAGGTATAACAGAACAAATGTGAATATGGAATGAGTGTCATAcactgattataaaataaattatatgaatttttttatcaTGTATGATCTTCCTCTCATTCCTGGTGTACTCCCTGTAGACATATTCAAGATTTTTCACAAGAAACCACATACTCTATCACAATATACTATCTTTTGGTACCACAATATACTTTTGATACCAAAGTAATTCTTCTGTTGGATCTCAGTTTTTACTATCTTtagaagtgggttttttttttaagataaattcaaatttcttttttttttttttattggtgttcaatttactaacatacagaataacccccagtgcccgtcacccattcactcccaccccccgccctcctccccttccaccacccctagttcgtttcccagagttagcagtctttacgttctgtctccctttctgatatttcccacacatttcttcccccttcccttatattccctttcactattatttatattccccaaatgaatgagaacatataatgtttgtcctccgactggcttacttcactcagcataataccctccagttccatccacgttgaagcaaatggtgggtatttgtcgtttctaatagctgagtaatattccattgtatacataaaccacatcttctttatccattcatctttcgttggacatcgaggctccttccacagtttggctatcgtggccattgctgctataaacatcggggtgcaggtgtcccggcgtttcactgcatctgtatctttggggtaaatccccagcagtgcaattgctgggtcgtagggcaggtctatttttaactctttgaggaacctccacacagttttccagagtggctgcaccagttctcattcccaccaacagtgcaagagggttcccctatctccacatcctctccaacatttgttgtttcctgccttgttaattttccccattctcactggtgtgaggtggtatctcattgtggttttgatttgtatttccctgatggcaagtgatgcagagcattttctcatatgcatattggccatgtctatgtcttcctctgtgagatttctcttcatgtcttttgcccatttcatgattggattgtttgtttctttggtgttgagtttaataagttctttatagatcttggaaactagccctttatctgatatgtcatttgcaaatatcttctcccattctgtaggttgtctttgagttttgttgactgtatcctttgctgtgcaaaagcttcttatcttgattaagtcccaatagttcatttttgcttttgtttcttttgccttcgtggatgtatcttgcaagaagttactatggccgagttcaaaaagggtgttgcctgtgttcttctctaggattttgatggaatcttgtctcacatttagatctttcatccattttgagtttatctttgtgtatggtgaaagagagtggtctagtttcattcttctgcatgtggatgtccaattttcccagcaccatttattgaagagactgtctttcttccaatggatagtctttcctcctttatcgaatattagttgcccataaagttcagggtccacttctggattctctattctgttccactgatctatgtgtctgtttttgtgccagtaccacactgtcttgatgaccacagctttgtagtacaacctgaaatctggcattgtgatgcccccagatatggttttcttttttaaaattcccctggctattcggggtcttttctgattccacacaaatcttaaaataatttgttctaactctctgaagaaagtccatggtattttgatagggattgcattaaacgtgtatattgccctgggtaacattgacattttcacaatattaattctgccaatccatgagcatggaatatttttccatctctttgtgtctttctcaatttctttcagaagtgttctatagttctgagggtatagatcctttacatctttggttaggtttattcctaggtatcttatgcttttgggtgcaattgtaaatgggattgactccttaatttctctttcttcagtctcattgttagtgtatagaaatgccactgacttctgggcattgattttgtatcctgccacgctaccgaattgtcgtatgagttctagcaatcttggggtggagacttttgggttttctatgtagagtatcatgtcatcggcaaagagggagagtttgacttcttctttgccaatttgaatgcctttaatgtctttttgttgtctgattgctgaggctaggacttccagtactatgttgaacagcagtggtgagagttgacatccctgtcttgttcctgatcttaggggaaaggctcccagtgcttccccattgagaatgatatttgctgtgggcttttcatagatggcttttaagatgtcgaggaatgttccctctatccctacactctgaagagttttgatcaggaatggatgctgtattttgtcaaatgctttctctgcatccaatgagaggatcatatggttcttagtttttctcttgctgatatgatgaatcacattgattgttttacgggtgttgaaccagccttgtgtcccagggataaatcctacttggtcatggtgaataatttttttaatgtactgttggatcctattggccagtatcttgttgagaatttttgcatccatgttcatcagggatattggtctgtaattctaaattcaaatttcttttcatttatgtattttattgtcttagaggataatttaaaaaataaccattcaAAACAGTGAATTCATAATAGAAGAATAtcagcttattaaaaataatatttatcaatGTAGGGAGGGCTTACAAAACTCCAAAGACTTTTCACATCCATTTTGTGTGAAATTATCAGTTGCAGTtgataataaaatttaagttaaaaaatatacttacttTGTAAGCCTAAAAAGTAActtctttccaattctttttgTTAACAATgccagtattttcttctttatgaagaaaacattttttttattttgctttgtgtaaTTGATAGTTCTGAAAGTCCAGAATTGATTGGCTATCTGAAAAGCAAAAAATCTGTCTCTACCATAATCTTTCTACCATATTTTTTCTGCGataatttttaatgtgttaacTAGTGTTATTGCCATGCAAATTATGCCTTATGTT of Canis lupus familiaris isolate Mischka breed German Shepherd chromosome 35, alternate assembly UU_Cfam_GSD_1.0, whole genome shotgun sequence contains these proteins:
- the LOC119863890 gene encoding putative olfactory receptor 2W6, coding for MEKSNGSSEYGFILVGFSDRPKLELVLFIVNFTLYTVAVLGNSTIILVCILDSRLHTPMYFFLANLSFLDLCFSTSCIPQMLVNLWGPDKTISYAGCVVQLFSFLSVGSIECILLAVMAYDRYAAVCKPLHYLVIMHPQLCLRLVAVAWGSGLVNAIVMSPLTMTLPRCGRLRINHFLCEMPALIKMACVDARAVEMLAFTFAILIVLLPLVLILLSYGYITAAVLKIKSAAGRWKAFNTCSSHLTVVSLFYGSIIYMYMQPGNSSSQDQGKFLTLFYNLVTPMLNPLIYTLRNKEVKGALKKVLGRQQ